From a region of the Sporosarcina ureilytica genome:
- the tuf gene encoding elongation factor Tu: protein MGKEKFDRSKTHANIGTIGHVDHGKTTLTAAIATVLAKRLGGEAQSYDQVDNAPEERERGITINTSHIEYETENRHYAHVDCPGHADYVKNMITGAAQMDGGILVVSAADGPMPQTREHILLSKNVGVPYLVVFMNKCDMVDDEELLELVEMEIRDLLSEYDFPGDDIPVIQGSALKALEGDEAYEDKIIELMAAVDEYIPTPPRETDKPFMMPVEDVFSITGRGTVATGRVERGEVTVGDTVDIIGIVDEAKSTTVTGVEMFRKLLDYAQAGDNIGALLRGVAREDIQRGQVLAKPGSIVPHTKFKSEVYVLSKEEGGRHTPFFSNYRPQFYFRTTDVTGVIELPEGVEMVMPGDNIEMVVELIAPIALEEGTRFSIREGGRTVGSGVVSTIEK from the coding sequence ATGGGTAAAGAAAAATTTGATCGTTCAAAAACACATGCGAACATCGGAACAATTGGTCACGTTGACCATGGTAAAACTACACTTACAGCTGCAATTGCAACAGTTCTAGCGAAAAGACTAGGTGGAGAAGCACAATCTTACGACCAAGTTGACAACGCGCCAGAAGAGAGAGAGCGTGGAATCACAATCAACACGTCTCACATCGAGTACGAAACTGAAAACCGTCACTATGCACACGTTGACTGCCCAGGTCACGCGGACTACGTTAAAAACATGATCACTGGTGCAGCACAAATGGACGGTGGAATCCTAGTTGTATCTGCAGCTGACGGTCCAATGCCACAAACACGTGAGCATATCCTACTTTCTAAAAACGTAGGTGTTCCATACCTAGTTGTATTCATGAACAAATGTGACATGGTTGACGACGAAGAACTACTTGAGTTAGTAGAAATGGAGATCCGTGATCTTCTATCTGAGTATGACTTCCCAGGCGATGACATCCCTGTAATCCAAGGTTCAGCGCTTAAAGCACTTGAAGGCGACGAAGCATACGAAGACAAAATCATCGAACTAATGGCGGCTGTTGACGAGTACATCCCAACACCACCACGTGAAACTGACAAGCCATTCATGATGCCTGTTGAGGACGTATTCTCAATCACAGGTCGTGGTACAGTTGCAACTGGACGCGTTGAGCGTGGAGAAGTAACTGTTGGTGACACAGTTGACATCATTGGTATCGTTGACGAAGCAAAATCTACAACTGTTACAGGAGTAGAGATGTTCCGTAAACTACTTGACTATGCTCAAGCTGGTGACAACATCGGTGCACTTCTTCGTGGAGTAGCACGTGAAGATATCCAACGTGGACAAGTACTTGCTAAGCCAGGTTCAATCGTTCCACACACTAAGTTCAAATCAGAAGTTTATGTTCTTTCAAAAGAAGAGGGTGGACGTCATACTCCATTCTTCTCTAACTACCGTCCACAGTTCTACTTCCGTACAACGGACGTAACTGGTGTTATCGAACTTCCAGAAGGCGTAGAAATGGTTATGCCTGGAGATAACATTGAAATGGTAGTAGAGTTAATTGCACCAATCGCTCTTGAAGAAGGTACACGTTTCTCTATCCGTGAGGGTGGACGTACTGTAGGTTCAGGCGTTGTATCTACAATCGAAAAATAA
- a CDS encoding Na+/H+ antiporter family protein: MNAVILAVLIMLILSLVRVNVVLALVIGAFVGGITGGLSFEDTIASFTGGLGAGATIALSYGLLGGFAVAISQTGIPQLLVNAMLRIVNKDGEQNRKALGKVLVILVLLLMAVFSQNLIPIHIAFIPLLVPPILHVLNMLKIDRRLIACVLAFGLTTPYILLPYGFGFIFHEIIANQMAAAGLQINMADIPKAMAIPVVGLLVGLLVAIFISYRKPREYEDMDSDKDMEVAASPKVELKTRNIFFTVAALIGTLAVQIPTQSMIAGAVTGIAILYITGALKWKDADDLLNEGMRMMAFVGFVMITANGFAAVLQETGHVVTLVQSTSEILGDNKALAAFLMLLVGLIVTMGIGSSFATIPIIASIFVPLSVAFGFSPMAIVALIGTAGALGDAGSPASDSTLGPTAGLNVDGQHNHIWDTCVPTFLHFNIPLLIFGWITIMFFG, translated from the coding sequence ATGAATGCAGTAATACTAGCAGTACTTATCATGTTAATTCTTAGTTTAGTGCGAGTGAATGTTGTTTTAGCGCTCGTTATAGGTGCATTCGTAGGTGGGATCACTGGTGGACTGTCATTTGAAGACACGATTGCCTCGTTTACAGGTGGTTTAGGCGCAGGGGCCACTATTGCTCTTAGTTATGGATTATTAGGTGGATTTGCAGTAGCAATTTCCCAAACTGGAATTCCGCAATTACTCGTTAATGCGATGTTACGAATTGTGAACAAGGACGGAGAACAAAATCGAAAAGCTTTGGGAAAGGTATTAGTCATATTAGTTCTTTTATTGATGGCTGTCTTCTCGCAAAACTTAATACCGATTCATATAGCATTTATTCCGCTTCTCGTTCCGCCGATATTACACGTTTTAAATATGTTGAAAATAGATAGAAGACTTATCGCTTGTGTGTTAGCATTTGGTCTTACGACGCCATATATTTTGCTTCCTTATGGATTCGGATTTATATTCCATGAAATTATTGCAAATCAAATGGCGGCAGCAGGTTTACAAATTAATATGGCTGATATTCCAAAAGCGATGGCCATACCAGTTGTTGGTCTCTTAGTAGGTTTACTTGTTGCAATCTTTATTTCTTACCGTAAACCAAGAGAGTATGAAGATATGGATTCGGATAAGGATATGGAAGTAGCTGCTTCTCCAAAAGTTGAACTAAAAACACGTAATATCTTTTTTACAGTAGCTGCACTTATTGGTACATTAGCTGTTCAAATTCCAACGCAATCTATGATTGCTGGTGCAGTTACCGGGATTGCTATACTTTATATAACGGGAGCATTAAAATGGAAAGATGCAGATGATCTATTAAATGAAGGAATGCGAATGATGGCATTTGTCGGTTTCGTTATGATTACAGCAAACGGGTTCGCTGCTGTACTGCAAGAAACGGGTCATGTCGTTACATTAGTACAAAGTACGAGTGAAATACTTGGTGATAATAAAGCTCTAGCAGCGTTTCTGATGTTACTAGTAGGGCTTATTGTAACGATGGGAATTGGTTCTTCATTTGCAACGATTCCTATTATCGCATCCATATTCGTTCCGCTCAGTGTAGCGTTCGGTTTTAGTCCGATGGCAATTGTTGCGCTAATCGGTACAGCGGGGGCGCTTGGCGATGCCGGTTCACCAGCTTCGGACTCAACGCTTGGACCAACGGCGGGTTTAAATGTTGACGGACAACATAATCACATATGGGATACTTGTGTACCAACTTTCCTACACTTTAATATTCCGTTACTTATTTTCGGCTGGATAACAATTATGTTTTTTGGTTAA
- the rpsJ gene encoding 30S ribosomal protein S10, translating into MAKQKIRIRLKAYDHSVLDQSAEKIVETAKRSGASVSGPIPLPTERSVYTVLRSVHVNKDSREQFEMRTHKRLIDIVNPTPQTVDALMKLDLPSGVDIEIKL; encoded by the coding sequence ATGGCAAAACAAAAGATTCGTATTCGTTTAAAAGCTTATGATCACAGTGTCTTAGATCAATCAGCTGAAAAAATCGTAGAAACTGCAAAGCGTTCAGGTGCAAGTGTATCGGGTCCGATTCCACTACCAACTGAAAGATCAGTTTACACAGTGCTTCGTTCAGTGCACGTAAACAAAGATTCACGTGAACAGTTCGAAATGCGTACGCATAAACGTTTGATTGATATCGTTAATCCGACACCACAAACTGTCGATGCATTAATGAAACTAGATTTACCATCAGGCGTAGACATTGAAATCAAACTATAA